The sequence below is a genomic window from Thalassobaculum sp. OXR-137.
GGCCTTGAACTGGTCGACGAGCTTCTTCATGTCGTCGGCGCTGAGCTCGGTGTCGAGGGAGACGCCCTTCTCCTCCTTCGCCAGTTCCAGCAGTTCCTCGAAATGGCCGTGGTCGACGCCCATGACGACGTCGGCATACATCTGGATGAAGCGGCGGTAGCTGTCATAGGCGAAGCGCGCGTCGTTGCTGCGCTTGATCAGCCCTTCCACCGTGGTGTCGTTGAGGCCGAGATTGAGGACCGTGTCCATCATGCCCGGCATGGAGACGCGGGCGCCGGAGCGCACCGAGACCAGCAGCGGGTTCTCGGCATCGCCGAACATCATGCCGACCTCGTCCTCGATCTTCTTGATCGCCACGTCGACGGCGTCGGAGAGATCGTCGGGATACTGCTCGCCGTGATCGTAATAGTAGGTGCAGACCTCGGTGGAGATCGTGAAGCCCGGCGGCACCGGCAGCCCGATGGAGCTCATTTCGGCCAGGTTTGCGCCCTTGCCGCCCAGCAGGTTGCGCATATCCGCGCGCCCCTCGGCCGAACCGCCACCGAACCCGTAGACCCACTGTGTCATGCTGCTTTTCCCTCGATCTTCTAGAAGACGGGCGGTTCAGATCAAAGCGAGCTGAACCGTCAATCGTCCTCTGACCTATTACAGATAGAGCAAACTCACGGGATCGGACGGCGTCATCCGATTCCTTGTTGCTCTAGCCTTCGACCCGCGAGAAATCGGCGATCTTTCCCATCACCATTCTGACGGCGTCGAGCAGGCGCAGGCGATTTGTTCTCAGTGCCGCGTCATCGGCATTGACCGTGACCGCATCAAAGAATGCGTCGATCGGCCCCCGTAGGTGAGATAGGGACGCCATTGCACTGGTAAAGTCCTCAGCGGCCAAATGGTTCCCGATCTCGGCCTCGGCCGCCCGCACGGCATCATACAGCGTCGTCTCCTCCGCCTGGGCGAGAATCGACGGATCGATACGGTCGGCGAAGGCGGCATCGGAGGCGGAGAACGGCCCGTCCTTCTTCTCCTCGGCGCGCAGGATGTTCGAGGCGCGGCGATAGCCGGCCAGCAGGTTCGCCCCGTCGTCGGTGGCGAGGAAGTCGCTCAGCGCATGGACCCGGGCCAACAGACGAACCAGATCGTCCTCGCCGCCCAGCTCGAACACGGCGGCGATCAGATCATGACGCACCCCCTGCTCGCGCAGGTGGACCTTCAGGCGGTCGGCGAAGAAGTCGAGGAGCTTAGACTGAAGCCACTCCCGCCAGTCCCGCATGTTTTCCCAACAGTTCTCTACATCGTCGTCGAGCTCATTAGGCTGATTGCCCACCAAACCATCGCGGTATCCCCCAGCCTTCGACGATAAGAGGCCAACAAGTTGGGCAGCATTTTTCAGAGCAGGGATGCGCTCTAACACATCCTCATCCCCGAACATCTCGGCGTTGAAATCGGCCTCACTACATCCGCGGTCGCGAATGAAATCTCGTCCCACAGCGTAGGTAAAGCCGCCAAAGCGATTGGTAGGTTGAAACGTGTCGTGAGGTGATCCGGCGGGTGCGGAACTCGTTAGAGCACTGACCGTTTCGATTGGGATCGCTTCAACAAAAATCCTTAGAGAAGCGTCCAAAACTCTTGCAAGAGGCACACGCAGCCCGTTCTCGATGATCAGCCGGATCACGCCGAGGGCGGCGCGGCGCAGGGCGAACGGGTCCTTGGAGCCGGTCGGGGTCTCGCCGATGGCGAAGAAACCGACCAGGGTGTCGATCTTGTCGGCCATGGCGACGGCGACCGAGACCGGTGCGGTCGGGCAGGTGTCGGTCGGGCCGACGGGCGAGTAGTGCTGGGCGATGGCGTCGGCCACCTGCACGTCCTCGCCGGCATCCAGCGCGTAGTAGCGGCCCATCAGGCCCTGCAGCTCGGGGAACTCTCCGACCATGCCCGTGGTCAGGTCCGCCTTGGCCAGGGTCGCGGCGTGGCGGGCGGTGTCGGCATGGGCGCCGACCATCGGCGCGATCTCGGCGGCGAGCTGCGCCACACGCTCGACCTTGTCGGCCATGGTGCCGAGCTTGTCATAGAATTTGACGTCGCGCAGGGCGTCCCGCCGGTCGGCCAGTTTCACCGCCCGGTCCTGATCCCAGAAGAACTTGGCGTCGCTCAACCGCGCGCGCAGGACCTTCTCGTTGCCGGCGGTGATGTTGGCGTTGCGGGTCTCCTCGCTCGCCATGTTGGAGACCAGGATGAACCGGTCGGCCAGCTTCCCGTCCTTGGTTTCGACGGCGAAATACTTCTGGTGGCTGCGCATGGAGGTGACCAGCACCTCCGGCGGCACCGACATGAACTCGGCATCGATCCGGCCCATCAGCGGCACCGGCCATTCGACCAGGCCGCAGACCTCTTCCAGCAGGCCCGGATCGTCGCGCAGGAGCAGCCCTTCGGCCTCGCACAGGGCCTTGGCCTCGCGCAGGATGGTCTCCTTGCGGTCCTCGCGGTCCAGCATCACGAAGGCGCCGCCGATCTCGGTGCGGTACTCATGGAATGAGCCGACGGTGACGGCGTCCGGCGCCAGGAAGCGGTGGCCCCGGGTCTCGCCGGTGAAGGTGAGCTGGGTCTCGCCCAGGTCCAGGCCGCCGTCCAGCACCGCGCCGTCGAACACGGCGAGGATGTGGTGCAGCGGGCGCACCCAGCGGAAGGTGTTGCGGCCCCAGCGCATGGATTTCGGCCAGGGCAGCTCGCGGATCGAAGACAGGATGATCTCCGGCAGGACGTCGGCGGTCGCCTCGCCCTTCTTCTCGATCACCACGAACCAGAACTCGCCCTTGCCGGTGTCGCGCTTCTCGCACTGGTCGAGGGTCAGGCCGGTGGAGGCCAGGAAACCCTGGATCGCCTTTTCCGGCGCGTCCACGCGCGGGCCGCGGCGCTCCTCGCTGACATCGGGCTGCTTGTCCGGCAGGCCGTCGACCACCAGGGTCAGCCGGCGCGGCGTCACATAGGCGTCGGCGCTGGAAAACTCCAGGCCAGCCGCCTTGAGCTTACCGGTGACGAGCCCCTTGAGGTCCTCGGCGGCGCGCGCCTGCATGCGCGCCGGGATCTCCTCGGAGAACAGCTCCAGAAGCAGTTCAGCCATGGTTCTTCTCGGAGCGCTTGGCCTCCGCCTTCTTCTTTTCCCAATCCGCCTTCCAGGCGGTGCTGACCTCGACCCACTTCTCGCAGCAGCCCTTGGCCAGCGTGCGCACCCGGCCGATATAGGCCTGGCGCTCGGTCACGCTGATCACGCCGCGGGCGTCCAGCAGGTTGAAGGAGTGACCGGCCTTCAGGCACTGGTCATAGGCCGGCAGCGGCAGGTTCGCCTCGAGCAGCTTGGCGCACTCGGCCTCGCAGTCCTTGAAGCGCCGGAAGAGCTGGTCGGTATCGGCGTATTCGAAATTGTAGGTCGAGAATTCCAGCTCCGCCTGCTTGTAGACGTCGCCGTAGACCTTGCCGCCCTCCTCTTCCGGGATGCCGTCCCAGTCGAGATGGTACACGTCGTCCACGCCCTGGATGTACATGGCGAGGCGTTCCAGGCCGTAGGTCAGCTCCAGGCTGACCGGCGAGCAGTCGATGCCGCCGACCTGCTGGAAGTACGTGTACTGGGACACTTCCATCCCGTCGCACCAGACTTCCCAGCCGAGTCCCCAGGCGCCGAGGGTCGGGTTCTCCCAGTCGTCCTCCACGAAGCGGATGTCGTGGGCCATGGGATCGAGGCCGATGGCGCGCAGGGAGCCGAGATAGAGTTCCTGGCTGTCGACCGGCGACGGCTTCACGATCACCTGGAACTGGTAGTAGTGCTGCAGCCTGTTCGGGTTCTCGCCGTAGCGGCCGTCGGTCGGGCGGCGCGAGGGCTGCACATAGGCGGTGCGCCATACGTCGTCCGGACCGAGCGAGCGCAGGGTCGTCGCCGGATGCGACGTACCCGCCCCGACTTCCATGTCATAAGGCTGAAGGATCACACAGCCCTTGCTCGCCCAATAGGCTTGGAGCGTCAGAATCAGGGACTGAAAATCGGTGCGTGGCTGATGCGCAGTGCCGGGCCTGTCGCCGTCGGGCATGTCTCGTCTCTCGCGGGATTTCGCGGGTGCGGGAAACTAGACGGGCGCCGAGACCAAATCAAGGAGCGATGCCGTCATGCCGCACTGCGGTGTGCGCCGGGTAACGCCCTGGAAAGACTCCCGAACCGCCCGACGATACGACCGAAGGAATGGAACCGCACCCCCACCGGTCTCGTTATCAGACCGAAAGGTGGTTATCGACATGGATAAGGTTCTCATCATCCTCAGCATGTTCGGTTGCTCCGATGCGGGCACCCAGTGCGATCTGCTCGACACCCGCGCCGAGGTCTTCCAGTCCCGCGCGGCCTGCGAGCGCCAGATCGATTCCTCGATCGAGACCGAGATGGACGCCCCCTACCCCACGATCATCGCCAATTGCGGCACGCCCGAAGAGACCGCGCTGATCGTGAAGGATCTGGCGCCCGACGCGTCGGACGGCTCCGCCGTGGCGGCCAACAATCAGGCGGCACCGCACCCCAATTCCTGACGCCGGACCGGATCAGCGGCGCAGCCCGGCATAGCGCACCAGATCGGTTAGCGAGCCGATCGTGGTGGCGTTGAAGCCTGAGGTGATCTCGATCCCCCGAGCCGTGATCGACCGGTTGCCTGGATGGTTCACGTAGCTGCCGGGATCGGCCCGCAGCAGGCCGACGATTGTCTCCGCCAGCAGCCGGCTGCCGACAGGGCCGAGGGTGCGCCCGCCGGCGTGCAGTTCGGCCTCGCGCAGGACATAGAACCAGAGCGGCGTGCGCGCGGCGAAACCGCCGGCGCGAACCGCCCGCGCCAGGACCGGATCGTCGCCCGCGACCTGCGACGCCGACATCGGCGCAAGGCCCATGCCCGCGGCCACGGCCTGACCAGTCGGCAGGCAGCTGAGATACCCCTCGACCAGCAGACGCTGGGCATTGCCCGTCATCGCCCGGACCGCGGGGGTACGGCCGCCGAGGCCGTGGGCGAGACCCTGGGTCAGCCGCGGGCCGATGGTCCGCGCCCGCTGCGGGCCGCAACCGCCGTCCTGGGACAGATCGACAAAGTTGCGCCAGGCGATCACCGCCTCCGGCTTCAACCGCCGGTCGGACCCGAGCAGACCGCTCGCCGGATCGCGGATCTCGTCGACCGTCAGGCTCGACCGGTCGTTCACCCGATAGAGCGGGCGGGTCATCGACTCGGAGAAGGGCATGGCCGCCAGCACCGCCTCCAACGGCATCGCCGGCGTTACGGCATCTGGATCCGGACGGAAGAAGCGGGGACCGTTGGCGCGAATGTCGGCCAGGACCTGCGGATCGCAGGCCGCGGGCAGGAACTCGTTCGCCACCAGATACTGATAGGTCCAGCGCACCAGCCGGCGGGTCTGGCTCCACCGGCTCTGATCGGAACAGCCGTGGGTGCTCTCGAAGACCACGTTGTTGAACCGCAGCCAGGCCGCATGAAACTGGCTCAGGATCAGGCAGCGGTCGCTCCTGGCGTCGCCGGCTACCGCCCTGCCTTCGGCCATGCCTTCCACCTCCCGGGGCAGGTCGAGCAGCCCGTCGCAGTCGAACCGCACCTTCAGCCGCAGCCCGTCATACAGCCGGTCGGCGCTGGCACCGATGCGCTCGGGACAGCCGGGGGCCGCCTCCAGGCTCGGGCCGTCGCCGTAGACGCTGGCGAGGTCGAAGCGGGGCTGCCGGGCATTCGCGATCCGGCCGACCAGCGATGCCGGCGGCATCGGCACCAGCGTGCAGTCCGAGACCGCGTCCTGCGGGCGCGCGGGGAGCGGAGCAGGACCGTTGTCGCGCTCCACCCGGGCGACCAGGTCGTGGGCTATGAACCGGGCGAAGTAGGTCATGATCGCCGGCACGCCGCTCTCTGCGCGGATATCGGACTCGGTGCGGGTACCGGGGTCGCCCATGGCGGCGCCGAGATCCAGCAGCGCGTTGACCGTGTCGTCGCTGGCCGGCAGCAGGCAGTCCGGCGACCGGGCCGCCTCCTCGAACAGATAACCGAAACGGCTGCACCCCGCGGCCCGTCCCTCGGAATCCCCGCCATCCTGGTGGCTGATATGCATGTCCATGTCCTCTTCCCTGCCGAAGAGGCGGCTCCCCGCCCGCCTGGATCCCTCAAGATCCGGCGTTCTTCTGCGCCTTCCGCGGGGGCGGGGCAGTGGCCTTTGCCACGCGGTTAACAAGAAATGAACGCACAGGGCTTTCGCTGTCTCAGATGGGATCGCGGTCCGGTTGTGGGGTGGCGCGCCGATCGCGGGGCGGCTATGAGTCGGCCAGCATTTCGACCGAGGAGAGCCCGTCCATGGCCAACCGTTTCGACCTCACCGGCAAGACCGCCCTCGTCACCGGGGCGAGCCAGGGACTGGGGGCCGGCTTCGCCAAGACCCTGGCCGAGGCCGGCGCGAAGGTGGCCCTGGCCGCCCGTCAGACCGGCAAGCTGGAAGCCCTGAAGGCCGAGATCGAGGCCGCCGGCGGCACCGCCGCCGCCGTCGCCATGGACGTGACCGACCCGGGCTCCGTCTCCGCCGCCTTCGACGCCACGGAAGCCGAACTCGGGGTGGTGGACATCCTGGTGAACAACGCCGGCATCGCGGTCACCAAGCCGTTCCTGGAAGTCACGGTGGAAGACTGGGACTCGGTGCTCGACACCAACCTGAAGGGCTGTTTCCTGGCCGGCCAGGAGGCCGCGCGCCGGATGGCCGCCCGCCACGGCGAGGGCGGCGACGGCGGTTCGATCATCAACATCGCCAGCGTGCTGGGCCAGAGCGTGATCGGGCACCTGTCGGGTTACTGCACCTCCAAGGCCGCGCTGATCCAGCTCACCAAGTCCATGGCCCTGGAGCTGGCGCGGGTCGGCGTGCGGGTGAACGCCCTGGCGCCGGGCTATATCGAGACGCCGATCAACACCGAGTTCTTCCACACCCCGGCCGGCGAGAAGCTGGTCAAGGGCATCCCCCAGCGCCAGCTCGGCCAGTCCGAGGATCTGGACGGCGGCCTGCTGCTGCTCGCCTCCGACGCGTCCAAATACATGACCGGGACGGTGGTGACCGTCGACGGCGGCTTCCTGGTGGCCTGAGCCATGGCAGCACCCCTGATCGATCCGCGCGACCTGGACTTCGCCCTATGGCTGGTCCTGGATGCCGAACAGCTCACCCGCTATGAGCGCTTCGCCGATCACGGGCGCGAGACCTTCGAGGCGGTGATCGAGACCGCCCGGCGCATCGCGGAGGAGAAGTTCCGCCCGCACGCCGCCAAGGCGGATGCCAACGAGCCCTATCTGGAGAACGGCAAGGTCGTGCTGATCCCGGAGATCGGCGAGGCGGTCCGCGCCTTCGCCGAGGCCGGGTTCATGGCCGCCCATCACGATGCCGACCGCGGCGGCATGCAGCTCCCCTGGACCATCCAGCAGGCCGCCTTCGCCCATTTCAAGGCGGCCAACGTGCCGACCGCCGCCTATCCGTTCCTGACGATCGCCGCCGCCAACCTGATCCACGCCCACGGCTCGGAGGAGCAGCAGCGGCTCTGGATGCAGCCGATGCTGGAGGGACGGTTCCTCGGCACCATGGCGCTGTCCGAGCCGCAGGCCGGCTCCTCCCTGTCCGACGTGCGCACCACCGCCCGGCTGCGCGAGGACGGCACCTATGCCATCAAAGGATCCAAGATGTGGACCTCGGGCGGCGAGCACGAGATCTCCGAGAACATCGTCCACATGACGCTCGCCCGGATCGAGGGCGCACCGGCCGGGGTGAAGGGGCTGAGCCTGTTCATCGTGCCGCGCTACCGGCTGGACGAGGCCGGCAAGGCCGCGGCGCCGAACGGGGTGCGGCTGATCGGGCTGAACCACAAGATGGGCTATCGCGGCACGGTCAACACCGCGCTCAGCTTCGGCGAGGAGGACGACTGCATCGGCTGGATCGTCGGCGAGCCGAACAAGGGCCTGCTGCAGATGTTCCACATGATGAACGAGGCGCGCGTCGGCGTGGCCTTCGGCGCCATCATGCTGGCCTATCAGGGTTATCTGGAGAGCCTCGCCTATGCCCGCGAACGGCCCCAGGGCCGCCATCCGGGCGATAAGGATCCGACCACGCCGCAGCTTCCCCTGATCGAGCATGCCGACGTGAAGCGGATGCTGCTGCAGCAGAAGGCGGTGGCCGAGGGTGGGCTGATGCTGGCGCTCGATCTGGCGCTGCGCATCGACCGCATGAACCACGACCCGGCCCCGGATATCCGCCGGCGCGAGGGCATGCTGCTCGACTTCCTGACGCCGATCATCAAGGCCTGGTTCTCCGACCAGGCGCTGGTGGCGAACCACAACGCGATCCAGATCTTCGGCGGTTACGGCTATACCCGCGACTTCCCGGTCGAGCGGTTCTATCGCGACAACCGGCTGAACCCGATCCACGAGGGCACCAACGCGATCCAGGCGATCGACCTGCTGGGCCGCAAGGCGTCGATCCATCACGGGGCCGCCTTCTCTGCCGTGATCCAGGAAATCGACGACGCGATCATCCAGGCCGCCGAAATCCCGGAAGCCGCCGAGATCCGAGACGCCACCCGCATCGCCCGCAACTGGCTGGTGGACACCACCCGCGAGCTGACCCAGGCCGCACCGGAGATCGGTCCGATCCACCTGCTGGCCAATGCCGAGGCGTATATGGATCTGGCCGGGCTGGCGGTGTTCGGCTGGATCTGGACCCGCCAGGCGGTGGCCGCCGCACGGGAGGGTGGCGACTTCGCCCAGGGCAAGCTCGCCGCCGCCCGCTACGTCGCCCGCTGGGAGCTGCCTAGGGCCGAACAGCGCGCCCGGCTGCTGCAATCTCTCGACGCCACGCTTGTCGATGTGCAAGAGAGCTGGTTCTAGAGTGCGATCGGATCAGATCGGAACGGTCTGATCCGTGAATCGCCCTCTGACCTATTAACTTTAGAGCAAATGTGAATTTGCTCTAGGACATACAAGCGCTCAATAGCTCACCCGTTCTGGAGGACGATCCCATGACCATCCAACGTCTCGGCGTATGCGGCGCCGGCATGATGGGTTCCGAAATCGCGCTGGTCTTCGCGCTCGCCGACGTCAAGGTCCGGCTGATGGACGCCAGCCAGGAGTACGTCGACAAGGCAATGGCCAAGCTGGAGAAGACGCTGGATTCCGGCATCGGCCGCGGCTTCTTCGCCGAGGAGGACAAGCCCCGGGCGCTAGCCAATATCGAGACCTTCACCGACGTGTCGACCTATGGCGACTGCGACCTGGTGATCGAGGCGATCACCGAGGATCAGGAAGCCAAGGGCGCGCTCTACAAGGAGCTCGACAAGGTCTGCAAGAAGGACGCGATCATCGCGTCGAACACCTCGTCGATCTCGATCTCGGTGCTGGCCTCCTACTTCTCCGAAGAGCGCCAGGGCAATTTCCTCGGCCTGCACTTCTTCTCCCCGGTCAGCCGGATGAAGCTCGTGGAAGTGATCAGCGGCATGGACAGCGATCCGGAGGTGGTGAAGCGCGCCACCGCCATGGTCGAGCTGCCGGGCAAGACCCCGATCCAGGTCAAGGACGTGGTCGGCTTCGCGGTCAACCGCATCCTGTTCGCCATGTGGGACGAGGCGATCCGCCTGGTCGAGGAAGGGGCCGCCACCCCGGCCGATATCGACACCGGCTGCCGTCTCGGCCTCGGCCACCCGGTCGGCCCGTTCGAGCTGATGGACAACATCACCATCGACCTGACCCTGAAGGTCAGCCAGATCCTGGAAGACGCCTATGGCGACCGGATGCACACAAGGCCGACCATCAAGCAGCTCCACGCCGCCGGCCGCCTCGGCCGCCGCTACGGCCGCGGCTGGTACCGCTACCAGGACGGCAAGCGGGTCGACTGAGCGCCCGCCGCTCGTCGTCTCTCCTCCCGGAGAGGGAACAGCGCATAAAAGATGCATGGGAGGCGGAATCCCGCCTCCCCCGTTGCCCTGGCGGATCGTTTCCTTTAACAGAGGGCGCCACCTGACGGTGGAACTGAGACGACCCGAAGGTATCTGCGTCCCGTGACCGACGATCCCGTCCTGGATCTTGCCCAGACCGCCCTGCTTCCGGCGGGCTTTCGTGACATCCTCGCCCCGAACGCGGCCAACGAGGCCCGGCTGATCGACCGCATGATGTCGACGGCGATCGGCCACGGCTACCTGCGGGTCAAGCCGCCGCTGATCGAATTCGAGACCAGCCTGCTCCAGGGTCCGGGTGCCGCCACCGCCGAGCGCGTGTTCCGGCTGATGGACCCGATCTCCCAGCGCATGATGGGCCTGCGCGCCGACATGACGGCGCAGGCGGCCCGCATCGCCACCACCCGGCTGAAGAACGCCCCGCGCCCCGTGCGGCTCTGCTACGCCGGCGAGGTGCTGCGCACCACCGCCAACCAGCTCAACCCCGAGCGCGAGGTCGTGCAGGTCGGTGCCGAGCTGATCGGCAGCCCGACCGCCGAGGCCGATGCCGAGATCATCCTGGTGGCGATCGAGGCCCTGCGCGCCGTCGGCGTGGAGCGCATCTCCCTCGACCTGATGGTGCCGACCCTGGTGCCGTCTGTGCTCGCCAAGCTCGGCCTGCCGGCCAAGGACCTGTCGGCCCTGCGCCAGGCGATCGACCGCAAGGACGTGGCCGCGGTGGAAGACCTGGCCGGCGACAGCGCCCCGGTGCTGGTCGGCCTGCTGGAGGCCGCCGGACCGCGCACCGAGGCGATGCAGGCTCTGGCCAGGCTCGATCTGCCGGCCGACGCCCGCGAAGCCCTGGACCGGCTGACAGACGTGGTCGAGCTGGTGGTCGCCGTCCTGCCCGACCTGTCGATCACCCTGGATCCGGCCGAGAACCGCGGATTCGAGTATCACACCGGCATCGCCTTCAGCCTGTTCGCCCGCGGCGTGCGCGCCGAGATGGGCCGCGGCGGGCGCTACCGGCCGAACCATGATCCGAAGGGCACGGCCACCGGCTTCACCCTGTATCTCGAGCGCGTGCTCCAGGCCCTGCCCGATCCGAAACGCCCGCAGACGGTCTTCGTCCCGCACGGCACGCCGCGCGATCAGGCGGCGGCCCTTCGCGCCGAGGGCCGGATCACGGTGGCCGGCCTGTCGCCGGTGGACGATGCCGAGGCGGAAGCCCGGCGCATGGGCTGCAGTTTCATTCTCCGCGACGGCCAGGTGGCCGCGCTGAACTGACTTGGGGCCGCACAGGCCCGGAAGACTGAGGACAACGGTATGAGCAATGTCGCGGTGATCGGCGCCCAGTGGGGCGACGAGGGCAAAGGCAAGATCGTCGACTGGCTGTCGGAGCGTGCCGACGTGGTCGTGCGGTTCCAGGGCGGCCATAACGCCGGCCATACCCTGGTCATCGGCAACCAGACCTTCAAGCTGAGCCTCCTGCCCTCCGGCGTGGTCCGCAAGGGCAAGCTGTCGGTGATCGGCAACGGCGTGGTGGTCGATCCCTGGGCCTTCGTGGCCGAGAAGCAGCGGATCGAGGAACAGGGCATCGTCCTGACCCCCGACGATCTCCAGGTTTCCGAGGTCGCCGCCCTGATCCTGCCGGTGCACCGGATGCTCGACCAGGCCCGCGAGAGCGCGCGCGGCGACAAGAAGATCGGCACCACCGGCCGCGGCATCGGCCCGGCCTACGAGGACAAGGTCGGCCGCCGGGCGATCCGCGTCGGCGACCTGGCCGAACCGGAGACCGTGAAGGCGAAGGCCGCCTATCTCGCCGAGCACCACAACGCCTATCTGCGCGGCCTCGGCCAGCCGGAGATCGACGCGGACGCGCTGGTCGCCGAGCTCATGGACATCGCGCCGCAGATCCTGCCCTATGCCTGCCGCGTCTCCGAGCGGCTGGACGCCGCGCGGCGCGCCGGCAAACGGATCCTGTTCGAGGGTGCGCAGGCGGTGATGCTGGACGTCGACCACGGCACCTATCCGTTCGTCACCTCCTCGAACACCGTCGCCGGTCAGGCCGCCACCGGCTCGGGCATCGGCCCGACCTCCATCGGCACCGTGCTGGGCATCGCCAAGGCCTACACGACCCGCGTCGGCGAAGGTCCGTTCCCGACCGAGCTGACCGACGAGATCGGCAAGCTCCTGGGCGAGCGCGGCAAGGAGTTTGGCGTCGTCACCGGCCGTCCGCGCCGCTGCGGCTGGTTCGACGCCGTCATGGTCCG
It includes:
- a CDS encoding acyl-CoA dehydrogenase encodes the protein MAAPLIDPRDLDFALWLVLDAEQLTRYERFADHGRETFEAVIETARRIAEEKFRPHAAKADANEPYLENGKVVLIPEIGEAVRAFAEAGFMAAHHDADRGGMQLPWTIQQAAFAHFKAANVPTAAYPFLTIAAANLIHAHGSEEQQRLWMQPMLEGRFLGTMALSEPQAGSSLSDVRTTARLREDGTYAIKGSKMWTSGGEHEISENIVHMTLARIEGAPAGVKGLSLFIVPRYRLDEAGKAAAPNGVRLIGLNHKMGYRGTVNTALSFGEEDDCIGWIVGEPNKGLLQMFHMMNEARVGVAFGAIMLAYQGYLESLAYARERPQGRHPGDKDPTTPQLPLIEHADVKRMLLQQKAVAEGGLMLALDLALRIDRMNHDPAPDIRRREGMLLDFLTPIIKAWFSDQALVANHNAIQIFGGYGYTRDFPVERFYRDNRLNPIHEGTNAIQAIDLLGRKASIHHGAAFSAVIQEIDDAIIQAAEIPEAAEIRDATRIARNWLVDTTRELTQAAPEIGPIHLLANAEAYMDLAGLAVFGWIWTRQAVAAAREGGDFAQGKLAAARYVARWELPRAEQRARLLQSLDATLVDVQESWF
- a CDS encoding glucose 1-dehydrogenase, which encodes MANRFDLTGKTALVTGASQGLGAGFAKTLAEAGAKVALAARQTGKLEALKAEIEAAGGTAAAVAMDVTDPGSVSAAFDATEAELGVVDILVNNAGIAVTKPFLEVTVEDWDSVLDTNLKGCFLAGQEAARRMAARHGEGGDGGSIINIASVLGQSVIGHLSGYCTSKAALIQLTKSMALELARVGVRVNALAPGYIETPINTEFFHTPAGEKLVKGIPQRQLGQSEDLDGGLLLLASDASKYMTGTVVTVDGGFLVA
- a CDS encoding peroxidase family protein translates to MDMHISHQDGGDSEGRAAGCSRFGYLFEEAARSPDCLLPASDDTVNALLDLGAAMGDPGTRTESDIRAESGVPAIMTYFARFIAHDLVARVERDNGPAPLPARPQDAVSDCTLVPMPPASLVGRIANARQPRFDLASVYGDGPSLEAAPGCPERIGASADRLYDGLRLKVRFDCDGLLDLPREVEGMAEGRAVAGDARSDRCLILSQFHAAWLRFNNVVFESTHGCSDQSRWSQTRRLVRWTYQYLVANEFLPAACDPQVLADIRANGPRFFRPDPDAVTPAMPLEAVLAAMPFSESMTRPLYRVNDRSSLTVDEIRDPASGLLGSDRRLKPEAVIAWRNFVDLSQDGGCGPQRARTIGPRLTQGLAHGLGGRTPAVRAMTGNAQRLLVEGYLSCLPTGQAVAAGMGLAPMSASQVAGDDPVLARAVRAGGFAARTPLWFYVLREAELHAGGRTLGPVGSRLLAETIVGLLRADPGSYVNHPGNRSITARGIEITSGFNATTIGSLTDLVRYAGLRR
- a CDS encoding adenylosuccinate synthase — protein: MSNVAVIGAQWGDEGKGKIVDWLSERADVVVRFQGGHNAGHTLVIGNQTFKLSLLPSGVVRKGKLSVIGNGVVVDPWAFVAEKQRIEEQGIVLTPDDLQVSEVAALILPVHRMLDQARESARGDKKIGTTGRGIGPAYEDKVGRRAIRVGDLAEPETVKAKAAYLAEHHNAYLRGLGQPEIDADALVAELMDIAPQILPYACRVSERLDAARRAGKRILFEGAQAVMLDVDHGTYPFVTSSNTVAGQAATGSGIGPTSIGTVLGIAKAYTTRVGEGPFPTELTDEIGKLLGERGKEFGVVTGRPRRCGWFDAVMVRQAVRTGGITGIALTKLDVLDGLEELKVCVGYKLDGETIDYFPAGMGAQQRVEPVFETIEGWTESTKGARSWGQLPAPAIKYIRRIEELIGAPVTLLSTSPEREDTILMEDPFAD
- a CDS encoding ATP phosphoribosyltransferase regulatory subunit, coding for MTDDPVLDLAQTALLPAGFRDILAPNAANEARLIDRMMSTAIGHGYLRVKPPLIEFETSLLQGPGAATAERVFRLMDPISQRMMGLRADMTAQAARIATTRLKNAPRPVRLCYAGEVLRTTANQLNPEREVVQVGAELIGSPTAEADAEIILVAIEALRAVGVERISLDLMVPTLVPSVLAKLGLPAKDLSALRQAIDRKDVAAVEDLAGDSAPVLVGLLEAAGPRTEAMQALARLDLPADAREALDRLTDVVELVVAVLPDLSITLDPAENRGFEYHTGIAFSLFARGVRAEMGRGGRYRPNHDPKGTATGFTLYLERVLQALPDPKRPQTVFVPHGTPRDQAAALRAEGRITVAGLSPVDDAEAEARRMGCSFILRDGQVAALN
- a CDS encoding glycine--tRNA ligase subunit alpha — translated: MPDGDRPGTAHQPRTDFQSLILTLQAYWASKGCVILQPYDMEVGAGTSHPATTLRSLGPDDVWRTAYVQPSRRPTDGRYGENPNRLQHYYQFQVIVKPSPVDSQELYLGSLRAIGLDPMAHDIRFVEDDWENPTLGAWGLGWEVWCDGMEVSQYTYFQQVGGIDCSPVSLELTYGLERLAMYIQGVDDVYHLDWDGIPEEEGGKVYGDVYKQAELEFSTYNFEYADTDQLFRRFKDCEAECAKLLEANLPLPAYDQCLKAGHSFNLLDARGVISVTERQAYIGRVRTLAKGCCEKWVEVSTAWKADWEKKKAEAKRSEKNHG
- a CDS encoding 3-hydroxyacyl-CoA dehydrogenase family protein, which gives rise to MTIQRLGVCGAGMMGSEIALVFALADVKVRLMDASQEYVDKAMAKLEKTLDSGIGRGFFAEEDKPRALANIETFTDVSTYGDCDLVIEAITEDQEAKGALYKELDKVCKKDAIIASNTSSISISVLASYFSEERQGNFLGLHFFSPVSRMKLVEVISGMDSDPEVVKRATAMVELPGKTPIQVKDVVGFAVNRILFAMWDEAIRLVEEGAATPADIDTGCRLGLGHPVGPFELMDNITIDLTLKVSQILEDAYGDRMHTRPTIKQLHAAGRLGRRYGRGWYRYQDGKRVD